One stretch of Girardinichthys multiradiatus isolate DD_20200921_A chromosome 2, DD_fGirMul_XY1, whole genome shotgun sequence DNA includes these proteins:
- the ppcdc gene encoding phosphopantothenoylcysteine decarboxylase — MQSDDFVSSLKTDLFKSSGTFRVLVGVTGSVAALKLPFLVSELLQLSGVDVRVVTTEHAKHFYNPSDVSVKIYTDKDEWELWTQRSDPVLHIELRRWADLLIIAPLDANTLGKIANGICDNLLTCVVRAWDTSRPLLFCPAMNTAMWLHPITAQQVSRLKEFGYVEIPCISKKLVCGDEGKGAMAEVSTIVSFVRQYLPKPVESSQKT; from the exons ATTTGTTTAAATCTTCCGGGACGTTTCGTGTTCTTGTGGGTGTAACAGGAAGCGTCGCAGCTTTGAAACTGCCATTTTTGGTCTCCGAGCTCCTTCAGCTTTCCGGG GTGGATGTAAGAGTGGTCACTACAGAGCACGCCAAACACTTCTACAATCCTTCAGATGTTTCTGTAAAGATTTACACTGACAAGGATGAGTGGGAG CTATGGACACAAAGATCCGACCCTGTGCTGCATATTGAGCTGAGACGCTGGGCAGACCTGCTGATCATTGCCCCTCTCGATGCCAACACTCTTGGAAAGATTGCTAATGGCATCTGTGACAACCTATTG ACATGTGTGGTAAGAGCCTGGGATACCAGTCGACCTCTCCTCTTCTGTCCCGCTATGAATACAGCTATGTGGCTGCATCCCATTACGGCTCAGCAGGTATCCCGGCTAAAAGAGTTCGGATATGTGGAAATCCCCTGCATTTCTAAGAAGCTAGTCTGTGGGGATGAAg GTAAAGGCGCCATGGCAGAGGTATCGACTATTGTCAGTTTTGTCAGGCAATATCTTCCAAAACCAGTTGAGTCGTCGCAGAAAACCTGA